The following nucleotide sequence is from Brachyspira suanatina.
TGCTCTGTAATTGTTAGTGGTATTTCTTCTTTGCATAACATTGCTGAATGCATTTATATACTGATCTGCTGCTGCATCTCCGTTACAATGGGCCTGAAGCTGCATTTCATCATCTAATGCTTTTTCAACGTATTTTTCTACTGCCGCATTACTATATATTCCATATCCTCTGTATCTTGCTGGTCCGCTTACATAAGGCTGTTCTAGCCATGCAGTTTTTGCCTGAGGAGAACCGTCTAAAAATATTTTATAGCCTCCTATTTTAAATCTATTGCTGTACTTTCCTACCATTTCTTTATTAGTTTCTACTATAGAGTCAGAATTTTTTAAATCTATAAATCCTATAATATCTATTCTAAATCTATTATTCTTTATCATATTATTTACAAGAGGAAATTCAGCAGTTGATAATAAAGCATCCTGTGCTGTTGTAATACCGTATCCTAAATAAACATCTTCAGCTTGATTTACAAATCTCATTAAATCTTCATCTGTCAATTCAAAGTTAATAGTATTGGCATAATGTAAAAAAGCTGTTTCTTCCATATATCCTGTAGGCTTTCTGCTGTCAGGATATCTCTCTATTACTCCGCCTTCTATATCCGGTGTATTTTCATCAACTCCAAACTCTTCCAATGCTTTTGAATTCATTGCTCCTACATGTCCTGAAGCATGAGTTATAAATATTGGGTGGGTATCAGAAATTTTATCTAAATCATCTCTATTAGGATTTTTATTATCAGGAAGTAAATTATTATCATAACCAAATCCCACAACCCAAGCATCTTGTTTTAATTTATTTATTTCTATATAATTAGTGATCCTTTGAGCTATTTCAAGTAAATTAGTAGAGCCTGTTAAATCTACTGTAGTGAGGGCTTGAGCAAATCTAACCAAATGGCTGTGAGAATCTATAAATCCGGGCATTAAAGTTTTACCCTGCAAATCTACTACTTCGGCATATACATTGTTCAAAATACTTTTTTCATCTTCTTCTGTATAAGCTACTTTCATTATTGTATTATCTCTTACTTCTATAGCCCTAGCATAAACAGCTTCATCGCCTTTCATAGTAATTATATTTCCATTATGATAAACTTTTATTTTATGAGTAATTTTATCATAACATGAAATTGATAATACAGATAAAATCATTAATAATAAAAAATATAATTTTTTCATTTTAAAGCCTTAAATAAGTTGTGATTAATATTATAACATTAATGTAAAAATTAAAAACACTTAATTACCTTATATAATAGAAATTAATTAAAAAATTATGAACTATTTATTATTTAAGTTTTTATTTTTATATTAAAATATTATATTTTATTAATAAGGAGTTTATAAGATGAAAATATTAATAACGGGCTTTGAACCTTTTGATAAAGAAATAATTAATCCTTCTTGGGAGACAGTTAATAGTTTACATAATATTATAGAGGGTAATGAAATAATTAAATTAAAACTTCCTACTGTATTTAAAAAGTCTTATAATAAACTTTTTGGGAATTTAGAAAATATTAAACCTGATATAGTTATATGTGTGGGGCAGGCTGGCGGAAGATATGAAATATCATTGGAAAGAGTGGCTATCAATATAGATGATGCTAGAATAAAAGACAATGAAGGAAATCAGCCTATGGATGAAATTATATTTAATGACGGAGAGAATGCTTATTTTTCTACGCTTCCTATAAAAAGAATAAAAGAAGAATTAAATAAAATTTCTATACCAGCTGCTATTTCAAATACTGCAGGTACTTTTGTATGCAATCATATAATCTATTCTTTGTTATACTACATAAAAAAGAATGATTTAAATATTAAAGGCGGATTTATACATGTTCCTTATATAATAGAACAAATACTAGATAAGCCTAATACTCCATACATGACTAAAGATATGATAGTAAAAGCTCTTGAAGTAATAATAAAAACTTCTGTATTATATTAAATAAAATCTGTTATACGCTTTTCAACTTATATTATAAGAAGTATTGATATAATAACCATTGCATATATAATCATTATATTAAAAATTTAAAATTAGGAAATTATATCAATGAACTATCGTATTTTCATCGAAAAAAAAGACGGCTTTAATTTGGAAGCTAAAAGATTAGAAAATCAATTAAAAGAAAATTTCAAAATAAAATGTAATGTAAGACTTCTCAATGTTTATGATATTTTTAATATTGAAGAAAATCAGTTAAATAATTCAATTAAAGTAATATTTTCAGAACCTCCTACTGATAAAATTGTTGAAAAAAAAGATTTTGATGGTTTAAAACATTTCGCAGTTGAATATTTACCTGGACAATTCGATCAGAGAGCAGATTCAGCATTACAATGCTTGAAACTTATTTATAATGATATAGAAGATATAACTATAGTAAGCGGAAAAGTTGTCATTTTTGACGGTAATATAGATGACAGTACAATAGAAAAAATAAAAAAATTCTATATTAACCCAGTGGAAAGCAGAGAAAAAGATTTAAACAAATTAGAAATAGAACCTCATCAAAAAGCTGATGATATTAAAGATGTAGAAAATTTCATTAATTTAAATATAGATGAACTTCATAAATATAGAGATACTCTTGATTTGGCAATGACTTATAAGGATATAGAGTTCGTACAAAATTATTTCAAAAATGAAGAGAAAAGAAACCCAACAGAAACAGAAATAAAAGTACTTGATACATATTGGTCAGATCACTGCCGCCATACAACATTCATGACAAAAATCAATGATGTAAAATTAGAGAATGATAAGAGTAATTTTTCAGAAGTTATACTTAATGCCATTAATAAATATCATGATATGAGAAAAGAGCTTTACGGAGAAGATGTTGATAGTAAAAGAGATATTAATTTAATGGACATGGCAACAGTATCTGCTAAATACATAAAGAAAAAAGGAAAACTTGAAGATTTAGAAATTTCAGATGAGATAAATGCATGTTCTATTTATATAGATGTTGATGCCGTTGATGAGAACGGAAAAAACAAAACAGAAAAATATTTATTAATGTTTAAAAACGAAACTCATAATCACCCTACAGAAATAGAACCTTTCGGAGGAGCTTCTACTTGTTTGGGAGGAGCTATAAGAGACCCTCTTTCTGGAAGAAGCTATGTATATCAGGCGATAAGAGTTACAGGAAGTGCTAATCCATTAGAAAAGCTAGAAGATACTTTAGCAGGAAAACTTCCTCAAAAGAAAATCACAACAACTGCAGCATCAGGATATTCTTCTTATGGTAATCAAATAGGTCTTACAACTTGTTTAGTTAATGAAGTATATGATGAAGGATATAAAGCAAAAAGACTTGAAGTAGGTGCTGTTGTAGGTGCAGTTCCTGTAAACTATGTTCGCAGAGAAAAACCAAAAGCAGGCGATATAGTTATAGTGCTTGGAGGAAGAACAGGAAGAGACGGATGCGGCGGTGCTACAGGTTCATCAAAAAGTCATACTGATACATCTTTAAGACTTTGCGGTGCTGAAGTACAAAAAGGTAATGCCCCAGAAGAAAGAAAAATACAAAGATTATTCAGAAATAAAAAGGTTACTAAATTAATAAAAAAATGTAATGACTTCGGTGCAGGCGGTGTTTCTGTTGCTATAGGTGAATTATCAGATGGAATTGACATTAATCTTGATGTGCTGCCTGTTAAATATTTAGGATTAAACGGCACTGAACTTGCAATATCAGAATCTCAGGAAAGAATGGCTGTTGTTGTTGAAAGTAAAGATGCAGATACATTTATAAAACTTGCCAATGAAGAAAATATTGAAGCTACAAAGGTTGCCACTATAACAGATACTAACAGACTTGTAATGTATTTGAAAGGCAAAAAGATTGTAGATATAAGCCGTAAGTTTTTAGATACAAACGGAGCTAAACAAGAAACTAATGCTGTACTTAGAAATATAGATTTTGAAAATAATCCTTTCAGCACAAAGAATGCATGTTCTTTAACATCTCATTGGTTTAATATGATAGAGGATTTGAATGTAGCTTCTCAAAAAGGACTTATTGAAATGTTTGACTCATCAATAGGAGCAACAACTGTATTAATGCCTTTCGGCGGAAAATACCAAATGACCCCAAGCGATGTAAGCATTCAAAAAATACCTATATTCGATAATAATGCTAAAGAAATAAATACTGCTTCTGCTATATCTTGGGGTTATAATCCTTCTATAATGAAATGGTCAGAGTTTCATGGCGGTATATATTCTGTAATAGAATCAATGTCAAAACTTGTTTCTATTGGTGCTGATTATAAAAATATAAGATTATCATTCCAAGAATATTTTGAGAAATTAGGAAATGATGCTAAAAAATGGGGTAAAGTTTATTCTGCATTGCTTGGTACAATATATGCTCAAACAGAATTTGATATACCAGCTATAGGCGGAAAAGACTCTATGAGCGGTACTTTTAATAATATATCAGTTCCTTCAACTTTAATATCATTTGCAGTATCAACTGTAAACTCTAAAGATGTTATATCTCACGAATTCAAATCTGCTAATAATTATGTTTACTTAATAAAACATGATATGCTAGAAAATTATATGCCTAATATTTCCGAAATAAAAGAAAATTTTGAATTCATACATCAAAACATAAAAGACAAAAAAATATTATCAGCTTATACTATTAAATTCGGAGGTATTGCTGAAGCTTTAACAAAAATGTCTTTCGGTAACAGAATAGGTGTTGATATAAAAGATGAGCTTTATTTCTTTAATTTAATGCCTGCTTCATTTATAGTAGAAACTAAAAATGAATTAAATTATAAAAATGCTGTACTTATAGGAAAAACTATAAATGAATACAAAATAAAAGTATGCGGTGAAACTGTAGATTTAGAGGAAATAGAAAAATTATGGCTTGATAAATTATCTCCAGTATTCCCTTATAAAACTTATGAGGACATAGAAACTTACCAGCTAGCTGAATATAAAAGAGAAGCACCATTTATATGCAAGAATAAAACAGCTAAGCCTAATGTATTAATAGCGGCATTCTTGGGTACTAACTGCGAATATGATACTCAAAAAGCATTCTCTGATGCAGGAGCTGACACTGATATTTTTGTATTTAGAAACATTAAACCAGAATACATAAAAGAATCTATTGAAGAGATGTCTAAAAAAATAGATAATTCTCAAATATTTATGATTCCGGGAGGATTCAGTGCTGCAGATGAGCCTGACGGTTCAGGAAAGTTTATTTCTGCAATACTTACAAATGAGAAAATTAAAAATTCTATACATAAATTATTAGAACGCGATGGGCTTGTATTGGGTATATGTAATGGTTTCCAAGCATTAATAAAATCAGGACTTCTTCCCTATGGAAAAATAGGAAACATTACAGAAAACTCTCCAACTCTTACATTCAATAAAATAGGAAGACATATTTCCCAAATGGTAACAACAAAGGTAGTATCAAATAATTCTCCTTGGCTTTATAATATACCAGTAGGAAGTGAATTAGTTGTTCCTGTTTCTCATGGTGAGGGAAGATTCTTTGCTGATGAAAATACAGTAAAAGAGTTAATCAAAAAAGGACAAGTTGCTACTCAATATGTTAATTTAGAATCAAAGCCTACTAATGAGTTTAGATTCAATCCTAATGGTTCAGTTTATGCTATCGAAGGTATAATTTCAGAGGACGGAAAAGTATTGGGTAAAATGGGGCATAGTGAAAGATACGGAAACAATTTATACAAAAACATCATTACAAAGGATATTTATAACATCTTTGAAAATGGCGTAAATTATTTCAAATAAAAATATCTAAACTTATAAAAAATAAAGCTGTAGTCTTTTATAAAGATTACAGCTTTTTATTATTAATAGTGAAAATATGTGTAATTTACATAATTCAATATCAATCAATAAAAAAGTATATATAATTTAATATCTAAAATATTATCAATATATTGAATATTAATATTTTTTATTATAATATATAAGAAAGGTATTTTTTATTAATAAAAAGTTATAAATCATATTCAAGGATAGTATAATGAATATTTCAGATATATCAAAAGATAAAATTAAATTAATAGCTACAGATTTAGATGGTACTTTACTTAATGATAAAAAAGAAATTGGTGATTATACTAAAAAAATATTAAATATACTTATGAATGATTATAAAATAGAACTTGTATTATCAAGCGGCAGACCTTATGAAGGAATCATAAATTATAATAAAATTTTAGAAAATGATAATTGTTCAATAATTTTTAACGGAGCTAATATAGTTGATAAAGAAGGCAAAGTTATATATAAAAAAACTATTGAAGAAAATGCCTGCAGATCTATAATAAATATGTCAGCAAAATATGATGTATGCATACATGTTTATGATAATGGTAAATATATAGTATCAAAGGAAGATTTTCCTATAAAGTCTTATGTACAAAAAGATCAGTCTCTTCCTGCAGTTTACGGCTTAAATAATATAAATAATTATGTATTTGATAAGATGCTTATTTTGGGAGATAGGGGAATTTTAGATAATCTTAAAAGCGAAATAGATTCTCAGTTTGATGTGCATTCTTGTTTTTCTGGTCCTTTTTCTTTAGAGATAACTTCAAAAGGTACTAATAAAGGTAATGCTTTAAAATGGATTTGTAATAATAAAGGTATAGATATAAAAGACATTATTTCATTTGGAGATAATTTTAATGATGTTGAAATGGTTGAGTATGCAGGTGTTGGAGTTGCTATGGCAAATGCTGAAGAAGAGTTAAAACAAAAAGCTGATTATATTGCTCTTTCAAATGATGAAGATGGAGTAGGTAAATTTTTAAGCAATATTTTTTCAATACAATGATATGGTTATTTATATATTATGAAAGAATTAGATTTTATAAAGAATAAAATAAAAAATATAAAAGAAGAATTAATAAATATAAGACGGGATATACATTCTCATCCTGAATTATCAAATGAAGAGTTTAGAACTATGGATATAGTATCTAAATATTTGACATTTCATAATATAAAGCATAGAACAAAAATCGCAGGTACAGGTATTATAGCTGATATTGAAGGCATTGATAAAAGTTTTACCGTTGCTTTTAGAGCAGATATTGATGCTCTTCCTATAGAGGATTTAAAATATTGTGATTATTCTTCTAAAAATAAAGGTATTTGTCATGCTTGCGGACATGATGTGCATACAGCTATTAATATGGGTATAGCAAATATATTTTCAAATAATAATGAAAATAAAGAAAAAATTATACCTCCTTGTAATGTGAGATTAATATTTCAGCCTGCAGAAGAAACTACAGGCGGAGCTTTACGCATGATAAAAGAGAATGCTTTAGAAAATGTTAATGTCATATATGGGCTTCATGTTTCATCTAATGCTGATATTGGATATATACAGATAAATGATAATATAGTTAATGCAAGCTGCCTAGATTTTATAATAAAAGTTTATGGAAAAAGCAGTCATGGAGCTAATCCTTCAGGCGGTGTGGATGCTATAGTTATTGCATCAAAAATAATAAATGATTTACAAACTGTAATAAGCAGGAATATACCTGCAGAAGATAGTGCAGTCATTACAATTGGTACTATTAATGGAGGAACAGCTACAAATATAATATGTGATTATGTTGAAATTACAGGTACTATAAGAGCTTTAAAAGAAAGCATTATGGATAAAATAAAATCAAGAATAAAAAAGATAGTAAAGTTTATATCTAATTCTTTTGATGGGGATGCTGAGTTTATAGAAACCGTTTATTTTGCATCTCTTGTAAATTGGAAAGATGCATCAAGTATTGTAAGAGAGAATGCTTTGTATTCTTTAGGTGAAAATAAAGTATTGGAATTAAGTCCTTCTTTAGGTGCTGAAGATTTTTCTTTCTTTGTACAGAATAAACCAGGAGCATTTTTTTATATAGGTGCTAAAAATGAAAAGAAAGGAATAACACATAAAGCACATAATGGATTATTTGATGTAGATGAAAATTGTATAGAAATAGGATTGATGCTTCAAATAATGAATCTATATAAAAGTTATTCAAAAAAAGACTTGTTCTATATTGGAAAAGAAAGAAATTAATTAGTATTTATTTTTTATCACTAAAATATATTTATATTATATATTTTATTAAATAAAAAATAATTGTATAAAAAAAGATATATTATATAATAATTAGTCAATATTTTAGTTTTTATGGAATTATATATGAAAAATATAAAATTAAAAAATAATAGTTTTTATTTGATTTCTTTATTATTAATAATTTTGCTTTATTATTTTATTACTCAGTTACTATTTCCTATGTTTTCAGTAATGAAAATGAATTTCAGTATTATTGATATATTGTATATTTATTTATTTTCAATAATATCCTATATTCTATCGGACAAAAATAATTATATTTCTTACTTTTTTATAATAGTTGCTGTATTTTCTTTTTTTGCTATAGAACCATTAGGAATTACTATAGAGGCTAAGCCTTTATTTTTTACTGATATGCCGGATTTATATCCTTCTCTTATAGAAGTACTTCCATTATACATGAAAATCATAACAATATCTGCAACTACTTTGTATTTTGGGCTTTTATTTGCCTATGCTTTATATTTTATATATAGATTGATTAAAATGTATAAAATAAATATTAAGAAAGCTGTTATAATGACTTTAATAGTGGCAGCTGTAACTTATATATCATTTTTTAGAAATATAAAAATAGATTCTATATATGTTGATTATATTAATATAGCTAATAAGTATGGTATTATTAATACTATAAGTTATAGAATATCTTATGATAAATTTATGAAAGTAGATTCAGATATAGAAAATGTACAAGAAGCAATTAATATATTAAAAGAAGCACAGAGTAAAAGAGATATATCACATTTAATGCTTTCTTATGATACTGATAAAAAGAGAGATGTATTTGTAATATTTTTAGAATCTTTTTATGATTATGAACATTTTCTGCCTTTAATGGATAAAGATCCTTTTCCTAAAGAATATAGAGAATGGGCAAGCAATTCTACTAAAGTAGGACCTAATGATGGTTACGGAAGCTTATTTGCTAGAACTTCGGGACTCACAGGAACTTCTCCTATATTTCCTAAAAAACAAAAAACACCTATATATACAGCTTTGCCTTATTTAATGAAAGATAACGGATATTATACTATAGCTTTAGAGGAATCAGATGTAACATATTATCTTGATGCTTTATTTCCTAATATTGGTATAGATGAAGTTGTATTTAAATTGGGACTTACAAATATAAAAAATTATATAAAAACAAATGATTTTGATAAGCCTATATTTGTAACAGGATTTACATTTATGGGACATGCTGGAAGTCATGTTGAAAATGATTTAGATGTATACGAAAACAATAAAAGCTTTATGGACAAAATAGATAAAAGAGATATACCTGTATTAGTTGAAACAATGGAAAATTCTGCATTAACTGCTAAAGATATAATAGATACAAAAAACGCTATATTAGAAAAATATCCTGATGCTTTAATAATATTTAAACATGATCATTTGTATCCGTATTTAAAAACTATAATACATAATTCAAACATAGATGATTCAATAAAAGAAGATTTCTTTAATTCTTATGATATTTCTCCTTTACTAATATGGAATGGTACTAATGGATATTATAGATTTGAAGAGAATGGATTTCCTCCAGAAAATATACCTATGTTTGTTGCTGTAAATACAGGAGCTAATTATACGAATTCTATAATATCATTATTGTATAAAGATAAGACAGATGACATCATTAGATTCTATAATTCTTTTTATACTAATGATAATGGAAAGATAGTTAGATTAGAAATAGATAGGAACAGTTTATCATATAAACAGAACAATGCTCAAAGAATATTATCTCAGGATTTATTCAGAGGAAAAAAGTATTTTTATGAATGTATAAATAATTGATTCTTTATAAAAATAAGGACGGACAAATAATTGTCAGCCCTTATTATTATTTTACTTTGTTATTAGTCTAATTTATATCCTACAATTTTACCATTGTTATCAACACAAACTTCTCTGTTATTTCCCAATTTTAATTTGTAGCTTAAATATTATTTGCTTATTTCTAATACAGGTACTTGAGGGTATTTTGTATTTATCGGTTGATTATTTCCAGATACATCAGTCCAATTTCCTTGTCTATCAAAATCAATTTCTAAACAGCTAGCTAATTCTACTTTGTATGATTGTCTATCCTATTCAGCATAAACTATTTTATCATTTGAAAAATTAGCTTTTACAAATTCCTGTGCATTTTTTTGAAGCTGATTTGCTTGTATTGACATGTTAGCAGCAAAAGAACTAACTACAGACAATATTATATAGATGCCACTAAAATAATTTGTTTGAAATGTTTTCTTATAAAATAACTCCTTTTATTTTTTCGTTATACTTATATGATAGTACATAAAAAACTGATCGTTAATTTATTTTACAATATTTTCGAATAAAATTTACTTAAAGTATTAAAAAGTAAATATTTGTATATTTTGTAAATAATTTTTGATAAACAAAAAAAGCCGGCATATATGAATATACCGGCTTTTTTAATGATTTTTTATGCTATTAATCTAATTTATCGCCTGTTATTTGTCCGTTATTAGATACATAAACTTCTCTGTTATTTGCTAATTTTAATTTATAGCTATTATATTCTTTGCTTATTTCTAGAACTTCAATTTGAGGATATTTTGCTTGTACACTCTTTAATACTGCTGTAGGTATAAACTGAGTAGGTATAGGTCTGTTATTTCCAGATACATCAGTCCAATTTCCTTGTCTGTCAAAATCAATTTCTACACCACTAGCTAATTCTACTTTGTATGATTGTCTGTCCTGTTCTGCATAAACTATTTGATCATTTGGGAAATTAGTTTTCACAAAAGTTTGAGCATTTTGAGGTAATTGATTAGCTTGTATAGGCATATCCTCTGCTGTTAAAACTAAACTTGAAATCATCATTAAAGATGCTATAGAGATGAAAAGTTTTAATTTTTTTGTCATACGCTTCTCCTATTTTTGAAATCCTTTTGTAATATTAAAACTCATATATTTTTTTTATGTAAAATATTATTTATAAACAATATTATTTTTTTTACAATTTTAAATAAATTTTGATTATAATTTTATAAAAAATAATTTACAAAAAAAAATATTGACTTTTTGTAAAAAAATATTAAATTCTTTTAAGATATAGCAAAAAGGAGGAAGTATGGCTCATAACATTATAGATGGATATAGAAAAATAGAAGGTAATTATCCAACCTATAGAGAATATTTAATACATTTCTACTGTAAAGATTGTTCTAATTTTTGGGCAGTAGATGATAAAGAAATTAATATATCAGAAGATGATGATATTTCTCAAATTGATGATATAATTGAAGATTCAGTATCACATTGTCCAATATGCGGATCTACAAACATAACAAGGAGCAATAATAATAATTAATAAATAAAAAATATTAGAGAAGGTATTATTATATATCTTCTCTTTTATTTTCTATAAAGTCAACGATTTCTTTGCATCCAAGATCTTGAGCTATATTAAGTGCATCTTTATCGTCTTCATTTTTTATTCTTAAATCAGCACCGTTTTCTATAAGCATTTGAGTGGCTTTTATATTATTGTTTTTTACAGCTATTATTAAAGCAGTGTCTCCTCTCACATCTATGTCATTAATATTGGCGCCATTTTTTATTAGATAATCAATAGTTTCTATAGCCCCATCTTCAGCAGCATACATTAAAGGTGTCTTATTACTAAAATCTTTTGAATTAATATTAACTCCGGAAGCTATTAATCTTTTAATCTTTGAAAGATCTCCATATAAACAAGCTATATGTATATTTTCTGAGCTTTCTATTTTGATATTTTTAGTTATTTTTTTCATAATAGGCCATAATATAACTATGGCTACTATTACGACTATGATGATAGTGTTGAAATTCATTGTTATTTCCAATTTATATAAAATTATATACCCGTAATATGTTTATAAAACAATATAGAATTATTATAGTAAAAGCTATTATTTTTTTAAATAAATAATTTTGCCTTCCTCATTTTTAGTATCTATAACTATATCTTTTCCTTTCAACTGCATAGCAGAGTCATATATAACATAAGGTATATTTA
It contains:
- a CDS encoding PepSY-like domain-containing protein, which codes for MTKKLKLFISIASLMMISSLVLTAEDMPIQANQLPQNAQTFVKTNFPNDQIVYAEQDRQSYKVELASGVEIDFDRQGNWTDVSGNNRPIPTQFIPTAVLKSVQAKYPQIEVLEISKEYNSYKLKLANNREVYVSNNGQITGDKLD
- a CDS encoding amidohydrolase, with product MKKLYFLLLMILSVLSISCYDKITHKIKVYHNGNIITMKGDEAVYARAIEVRDNTIMKVAYTEEDEKSILNNVYAEVVDLQGKTLMPGFIDSHSHLVRFAQALTTVDLTGSTNLLEIAQRITNYIEINKLKQDAWVVGFGYDNNLLPDNKNPNRDDLDKISDTHPIFITHASGHVGAMNSKALEEFGVDENTPDIEGGVIERYPDSRKPTGYMEETAFLHYANTINFELTDEDLMRFVNQAEDVYLGYGITTAQDALLSTAEFPLVNNMIKNNRFRIDIIGFIDLKNSDSIVETNKEMVGKYSNRFKIGGYKIFLDGSPQAKTAWLEQPYVSGPARYRGYGIYSNAAVEKYVEKALDDEMQLQAHCNGDAAADQYINAFSNVMQRRNTTNNYRAVLVHSQIIRDEQYTSMSNLNIIPSIFVAHVYHWGDVHIENLGMERASQISASKTALNNNLAFTYHQDTPVIKPDMLETIWCAVNRITKNGVLLGDNQKVTPYEALKAITINAAYQNKEEDLKGTIEEGKLADLVILSDNPITCDPMKIKDIEVIETIKEGKTLYKKNTAL
- a CDS encoding phosphoribosylformylglycinamidine synthase, which gives rise to MNYRIFIEKKDGFNLEAKRLENQLKENFKIKCNVRLLNVYDIFNIEENQLNNSIKVIFSEPPTDKIVEKKDFDGLKHFAVEYLPGQFDQRADSALQCLKLIYNDIEDITIVSGKVVIFDGNIDDSTIEKIKKFYINPVESREKDLNKLEIEPHQKADDIKDVENFINLNIDELHKYRDTLDLAMTYKDIEFVQNYFKNEEKRNPTETEIKVLDTYWSDHCRHTTFMTKINDVKLENDKSNFSEVILNAINKYHDMRKELYGEDVDSKRDINLMDMATVSAKYIKKKGKLEDLEISDEINACSIYIDVDAVDENGKNKTEKYLLMFKNETHNHPTEIEPFGGASTCLGGAIRDPLSGRSYVYQAIRVTGSANPLEKLEDTLAGKLPQKKITTTAASGYSSYGNQIGLTTCLVNEVYDEGYKAKRLEVGAVVGAVPVNYVRREKPKAGDIVIVLGGRTGRDGCGGATGSSKSHTDTSLRLCGAEVQKGNAPEERKIQRLFRNKKVTKLIKKCNDFGAGGVSVAIGELSDGIDINLDVLPVKYLGLNGTELAISESQERMAVVVESKDADTFIKLANEENIEATKVATITDTNRLVMYLKGKKIVDISRKFLDTNGAKQETNAVLRNIDFENNPFSTKNACSLTSHWFNMIEDLNVASQKGLIEMFDSSIGATTVLMPFGGKYQMTPSDVSIQKIPIFDNNAKEINTASAISWGYNPSIMKWSEFHGGIYSVIESMSKLVSIGADYKNIRLSFQEYFEKLGNDAKKWGKVYSALLGTIYAQTEFDIPAIGGKDSMSGTFNNISVPSTLISFAVSTVNSKDVISHEFKSANNYVYLIKHDMLENYMPNISEIKENFEFIHQNIKDKKILSAYTIKFGGIAEALTKMSFGNRIGVDIKDELYFFNLMPASFIVETKNELNYKNAVLIGKTINEYKIKVCGETVDLEEIEKLWLDKLSPVFPYKTYEDIETYQLAEYKREAPFICKNKTAKPNVLIAAFLGTNCEYDTQKAFSDAGADTDIFVFRNIKPEYIKESIEEMSKKIDNSQIFMIPGGFSAADEPDGSGKFISAILTNEKIKNSIHKLLERDGLVLGICNGFQALIKSGLLPYGKIGNITENSPTLTFNKIGRHISQMVTTKVVSNNSPWLYNIPVGSELVVPVSHGEGRFFADENTVKELIKKGQVATQYVNLESKPTNEFRFNPNGSVYAIEGIISEDGKVLGKMGHSERYGNNLYKNIITKDIYNIFENGVNYFK
- a CDS encoding M20 metallopeptidase family protein; this translates as MKELDFIKNKIKNIKEELINIRRDIHSHPELSNEEFRTMDIVSKYLTFHNIKHRTKIAGTGIIADIEGIDKSFTVAFRADIDALPIEDLKYCDYSSKNKGICHACGHDVHTAINMGIANIFSNNNENKEKIIPPCNVRLIFQPAEETTGGALRMIKENALENVNVIYGLHVSSNADIGYIQINDNIVNASCLDFIIKVYGKSSHGANPSGGVDAIVIASKIINDLQTVISRNIPAEDSAVITIGTINGGTATNIICDYVEITGTIRALKESIMDKIKSRIKKIVKFISNSFDGDAEFIETVYFASLVNWKDASSIVRENALYSLGENKVLELSPSLGAEDFSFFVQNKPGAFFYIGAKNEKKGITHKAHNGLFDVDENCIEIGLMLQIMNLYKSYSKKDLFYIGKERN
- a CDS encoding sulfatase → MKNIKLKNNSFYLISLLLIILLYYFITQLLFPMFSVMKMNFSIIDILYIYLFSIISYILSDKNNYISYFFIIVAVFSFFAIEPLGITIEAKPLFFTDMPDLYPSLIEVLPLYMKIITISATTLYFGLLFAYALYFIYRLIKMYKINIKKAVIMTLIVAAVTYISFFRNIKIDSIYVDYINIANKYGIINTISYRISYDKFMKVDSDIENVQEAINILKEAQSKRDISHLMLSYDTDKKRDVFVIFLESFYDYEHFLPLMDKDPFPKEYREWASNSTKVGPNDGYGSLFARTSGLTGTSPIFPKKQKTPIYTALPYLMKDNGYYTIALEESDVTYYLDALFPNIGIDEVVFKLGLTNIKNYIKTNDFDKPIFVTGFTFMGHAGSHVENDLDVYENNKSFMDKIDKRDIPVLVETMENSALTAKDIIDTKNAILEKYPDALIIFKHDHLYPYLKTIIHNSNIDDSIKEDFFNSYDISPLLIWNGTNGYYRFEENGFPPENIPMFVAVNTGANYTNSIISLLYKDKTDDIIRFYNSFYTNDNGKIVRLEIDRNSLSYKQNNAQRILSQDLFRGKKYFYECINN
- a CDS encoding Cof-type HAD-IIB family hydrolase, giving the protein MNISDISKDKIKLIATDLDGTLLNDKKEIGDYTKKILNILMNDYKIELVLSSGRPYEGIINYNKILENDNCSIIFNGANIVDKEGKVIYKKTIEENACRSIINMSAKYDVCIHVYDNGKYIVSKEDFPIKSYVQKDQSLPAVYGLNNINNYVFDKMLILGDRGILDNLKSEIDSQFDVHSCFSGPFSLEITSKGTNKGNALKWICNNKGIDIKDIISFGDNFNDVEMVEYAGVGVAMANAEEELKQKADYIALSNDEDGVGKFLSNIFSIQ
- the pcp gene encoding pyroglutamyl-peptidase I, whose protein sequence is MKILITGFEPFDKEIINPSWETVNSLHNIIEGNEIIKLKLPTVFKKSYNKLFGNLENIKPDIVICVGQAGGRYEISLERVAINIDDARIKDNEGNQPMDEIIFNDGENAYFSTLPIKRIKEELNKISIPAAISNTAGTFVCNHIIYSLLYYIKKNDLNIKGGFIHVPYIIEQILDKPNTPYMTKDMIVKALEVIIKTSVLY